A stretch of the Panicum virgatum strain AP13 chromosome 9N, P.virgatum_v5, whole genome shotgun sequence genome encodes the following:
- the LOC120689559 gene encoding uncharacterized protein LOC120689559, whose product MASSARNIMFRRLKTLTISPALASGVTSQHYQLQQRAPVSGTAKGKAKLKAGQPLKRSTIGAKKGTPSTGGGGGGGGGGRGRREAMERITQISESCLNASTPLRHLPPKERLREAKREELGLVSKERQRELDIAKAKAKAKSKGTGADDGDRVLMGPPGLDYISLGLVDEDAIPKYELTVEDGRRLAKEYSRVLMRRHRARQTAESTLLTLKKEAIAALPEKLRAAAMVPDMTPFPANRYMATLTPPIEGYIEKVRDAAKKHSVKEKLR is encoded by the coding sequence ATGGCTTCAAGTGCACGAAATATCATGTTTCGACGTCTCAAGACATTAACTATAAGCCCTGCGCTGGCATCTGGTGTGACCAGTCAGCATTACCAGCTTCAGCAGCGTGCACCAGTGAGTGGCACAGCTAAAGGAAAGGCTAAGCTCAAAGCTGGCCAGCCTTTGAAGCGTTCCACCATTGGAGCAAAGAAAGGGACACCTTCCactggtgggggtgggggtgggggtggaggtGGCCGTGGACGTCGCGAGGCCATGGAGCGCATTACCCAGATTTCAGAGTCTTGTCTCAATGCGTCTACTCCCCTGCGGCACTTGCCTCCCAAGGAGCGTCTTCGTGAGGCCAAACGTGAGGAGCTTGGACTTGTCTCCAAGGAGAGGCAACGCGAGCTTGATATAGCCAAGGCCAAAGCTAAAGCCAAATCCAAAGGTACTGGTGCAGATGATGGGGACCGTGTGCTCATGGGTCCACCAGGCCTTGACTATATCAGTCTTGGGCTGGTTGATGAGGATGCAATCCCCAAGTATGAGCTCACAGTCGAGGATGGTCGGCGACTTGCCAAAGAATACAGTCGTGTGCTAATGCGGCGACACCGTGCAAGGCAAACAGCAGAGTCAACGCTTCTGACACTCAAAAAGGAGGCCATTGCGGCGCTCCCTGAGAAGCTGCGAGCTGCTGCTATGGTACCTGACATGACACCTTTCCCTGCAAACCGGTACATGGCGACACTCACACCACCAATTGAAGGGTATATTGAAAAGGTGCGGGATGCTGCTAAGAAGCACTCTGTGAAGGAGAAACTTCGCTGA
- the LOC120688959 gene encoding uncharacterized protein LOC120688959, producing MSGRGRPTRLLDSSFARFAEAARCLLRVGLAAHAQHGSSIRRSTACGPRCCCRASPARRPPSSPRPLRASLPAAAPPPTVCGPRRALFSLPPRDSARSHCVSFSFSFSSRGGGVGFGEGLGEGGVLAPCEEGSGGGVWPLCVGAPGPADAAVLPVQFRQPAALLLHCLCLQAIAVSSVVSFFPGSPKRVRAAASTTLVAVPRLLVLSGLGALVVGRIVSGELLLLLVREHQLELFLEIVAFMTDQLQLGK from the exons ATGTCGGGGAGAGGACGCCCGACGCGGCTCCTCGATTCCTCGTTCGCCCGTTTCGCGGAAGCCGCACGGTGCCTTCTGCGTGTGGGCCTCGCTGCTCATGCCCAACACGGCTCATCGATTCGGCGTTCGACTGCGTGTGGgcctcgctgctgctgccgcgcctCTCCTGCGCGTCGGCCCCCCAGCTCGCCTCGCCCTCTGCGTGCGAGCCTGCCTGCTGCCGCACCGCCTCCCACTGTGTGCGGGCCTCGCCGGGCTCTCTTTTCCCTGCCTCCGCGGGACAGCGCCCGTTCCCACTGCGTCTCCTTCTCGTTTTCGTTTTCCTCTCGTGGAGGCGGCGTAGGGTTTGGGGAAGGTTTGGGGGAGGGCGGAGTCTTGGCGCCGTGCGAggagggcagcggcggaggagtCTGGCCGTTGTGCGTCGGCGCGCCGGGGCCGGCCGACGCCGCCGTGCTCCCGGTGCAGTTCCGCCAGCCCGCAGCTCTTCTCCTGCATTGCCTTTGTCTTCAGGCCATTG CTGTTTCCTCCGTTGTTAGCTTCTTCCCTGGGTCTCCCAAACGAGTTCGTGCTGCTGCTTCCACCACTTTGGTCGCCGTTCCCCGCCTGCTTGTGCTGTCTGGATTGG GTGCTCTTGTTGTGGGGCGCATTGTCAGCGGTGAACTCCTACTGCTGCTTGTCAG GGAGCATCAGTTGGAACTATTTTTGGAAATTGTAGCTTTCATGACAGATCAG